In Weissella tructae, the DNA window ATGCTGACATCATTATTCCAGGACCATCATTGATTCAATTGCAAGCCATGCTTGATACAGTTGAATCAGTGGAAGTTCGTGTGTCAGAAAACCAAGTTGTTTTCCAACTAGGTGATGACACATTGTTCTATTCACGTTTGTTGGAAGGAAACTATCCAGATGCTTCACGTTTGATTCCAACGGAAAAGCGTACAACATTGACAATCAATTCTCGTGATTTGCTACAAACAATTGAACGTGCCGCACTTTTGAGTCACGAAGGTCGCTCAAATGTTATTCAATTTACAGTTAGTGATGACCGTTCATCAATTTCTTCAAACTCACCTGAAGTTGGTCGTGTTGAAGAAGAAATTTTTGCTGCTGAAACAGCAGGTGATGAATTGACAATTTCATTTAACCCAGATTACATGCGTGAAGCATTGAAGTCTTTTGGTGATGAAGAAATCCAAATCGGATTTAAGACACCATTGGATCCATTTACGTTGGTACCAACGAACAATGCAACGAATTTCATCCAATTAATTACACCAGTACGTACGTACTAAGCTTAAACAGCATAATAAAACGCCAAAAATGACTATTTGAACCATTTAAAGTCATTTTTGGCGTTTTTGTATATTTTGGTATTAAATTTAATACAGTAGGTAAATATGGCTATTTCGTTTGTGCCAGGTCTGAAAAAAGCGTATAATTAGACTAACTATTGAGACTTAATTATGATGTAACTTCCCAGTGAAAAGAGGACCCAAATTTTGGCACAAGAAATTCATATTCAAACACCTTATATCACGCTAGGACAATTGCTAAAGCAATCTAGTGTTATTCAAACTGGTGGGCAAGCAAAGTGGTACTTGCAAGAAAATACTGTTTTGGTTAACCAAGAACCAGATGCACGTCGTGGACGTAAGCTATACCCAGGAGATATTGTTGCGATTCCAGATGGTGAACGTTTTGTCATCAATGGGATGGGTGCTGAGTAACTATGGAGTTATTAGCGTTAGCACTTCATAATTTTCGTAACTATCAAGATTTGTCGACAACATTTTCGCCGGGAGTCAATGTGTTTTTGGGACCCAATGCGCAGGGAAAGACAAATTTGTTAGAAGCGATTTATGCGCTAGCGCTAACCCGATCACATCGTACAAATACTGATAAAGAATTAATTGGGTGGTCTGGAGATGACGCGCGAATAAGTGGAACCATTGAACGTCGTACGGGAAAGGTACCACTAGAGCTGAGTTTTTCGACTAAGGGTAAAAAAGCAAAGGTTAATCACCTGGATCAACCCAAATTAGCGAATTATATTGGTCACTTAAATGTGATTTTATTTGCACCGGAAGATTTAGAATTAGTAAAAGGTGCACCTGCGGTGCGCCGTCAATTTATTGACCGTGAGTTTAGTCAAATGAGTCCGAAATATTTGTATGTTGCAAATCAATATCGGGCAATGTTGCGTCAACGTAATCAATATTTGAAACAACTTCAGACAAATAAGCAAACGGACTTATTATTTTTAGATGTCTTAACGGAACAATTAGTCAATCTAGCGAGCGAATTAATTGTTAGGCGTTTGCAATTATTGAAAGCATTAAACGCAGCGGCGATGCCTATTCAATCAGACATTACACAAGGAAATGAAACATTACAGATTAAGTATGTTTCACAACTAAATCCTGATGAAATGACAGATGAAAAAACAATCAAAAATGCGATGATGACTCGTTTTGAGAAATTACGTAAACGTGAATTGTTTGAAGGGGTCACCAAGTTAGGACCACATCGAGACGATTTACAATTTATGGTTAATGATCATGATGTTGCCGTTTATGGTTCACAAGGACAGCAACGCACAACGGCTTTAGCCGTTAAATTGGCCGAAATCGATTTAATGTTTCAAGAAACTGGTGAGTATCCAATTTTGTTACTAGACGATGTCTTGTCCGAATTAGATACAGATCGACAAACACATTTATTAACGGCAATTCAAGATAAAGTACAAACTTTTATTACAACGCCGTCACTAAGTGATGTTGCAAAACAATTGATTAAGACACCAAAAATATTCAATGTCCGTACAGGCACATTGACTGAACAAAGTGATGTTTAAATTTAGGGATTAGAGAGGGTATGAAGATGGCTGAAGAAGATACACAGATGCATACAAATGCTGCCGAGTATGATGCGAATCAGATTCAAGTTCTTGAAGGACTTGAAGCCGTTCGTAAGCGTCCGGGAATGTATATCGGAACAACAACAAGTCAAGGACTACACCATTTGGTGTGGGAAATTGTCGACAACGGGATTGACGAAGCGTTAGCTGGTTTTGCTGATCACATTACAGTGACGGTGGAAGCAGATAATTCAATTACAGTAACTGACAACGGTCGTGGAATTCCGACCGACGTACAACAACAAACAGGAAAGCCAGCGCTAGAAACAGTTTTCACTGTCTTGCACGCGGGTGGAAAGTTTGGTGGAGGTGGTTATAAAGTTTCTGGTGGATTGCACGGGGTTGGTGCGTCTGTTGTTAACGCCTTGTCAACAACCTTGGATGTTACAGTTATCCGTGATCAAAAAGCCCATTCAATGGTCTTTGAACAAGGTCGTGTTACCCAAGATATGGTTGTAACTGATGCACCTAACAATGACTTTGAACGTGGAACTATTGTTCACTTCTCTCCAGACCCAGACATTTTCCAAGAAACAACGGTTTATGACATCAAGACATTAACGTCACGTGTCCGTGAACTTGCCTTTTTGAATAAGGGACTACGTATTTCAATTACAGACAATCGTCCTGAAGAATCAGTTACTGAATCTTTCTACTACGAAGGTGGAATCAAGGAATACGTTGTGTATTTGGACGACAACAAGGATGTTTTGTTTGAAGATCCTATCTACGTTGAAGGTATGGAAAAGGGTATTTCTGTTGAAGTATCTTTGCAATATACTGACGATTACCACACAAACATGTTGTCATTTACAAACAACATTCACACGTATGAAGGTGGAACCCACGAAACTGGATTCCGTTCAGCCTTGACTCGTGTGATTAATGATTACGCACGTCGTACAGGCCAACTAAAAGAGAATGAAGAAGCTCTTTCAGGTGAAGATGTTCGTGAAGGTTTGACAGCCATTGTGTCTGTTAAGCACCCAGATCCACAATTCGAAGGACAAACAAAGACAAAGTTGGGTAATTCAGATGCCCGTACAGCTGTTGACCGTATGTTCTCAGAAACATTTAACCGATTTATGATGGAAAACCCAACAGTTGCTAAGCAAATTGTTGAAAAGGGAATCGTCGCAAGTCGTGCTCGTAAGGCTGCAAAGCGTGCTCGTGAAGCAACACGTAAGAAGAGTGGGTTGGAAATTTCT includes these proteins:
- the recF gene encoding DNA replication/repair protein RecF (All proteins in this family for which functions are known are DNA-binding proteins that assist the filamentation of RecA onto DNA for the initiation of recombination or recombinational repair.) yields the protein MELLALALHNFRNYQDLSTTFSPGVNVFLGPNAQGKTNLLEAIYALALTRSHRTNTDKELIGWSGDDARISGTIERRTGKVPLELSFSTKGKKAKVNHLDQPKLANYIGHLNVILFAPEDLELVKGAPAVRRQFIDREFSQMSPKYLYVANQYRAMLRQRNQYLKQLQTNKQTDLLFLDVLTEQLVNLASELIVRRLQLLKALNAAAMPIQSDITQGNETLQIKYVSQLNPDEMTDEKTIKNAMMTRFEKLRKRELFEGVTKLGPHRDDLQFMVNDHDVAVYGSQGQQRTTALAVKLAEIDLMFQETGEYPILLLDDVLSELDTDRQTHLLTAIQDKVQTFITTPSLSDVAKQLIKTPKIFNVRTGTLTEQSDV
- the yaaA gene encoding S4 domain-containing protein YaaA; this encodes MAQEIHIQTPYITLGQLLKQSSVIQTGGQAKWYLQENTVLVNQEPDARRGRKLYPGDIVAIPDGERFVINGMGAE
- the gyrB gene encoding DNA topoisomerase (ATP-hydrolyzing) subunit B, producing MHTNAAEYDANQIQVLEGLEAVRKRPGMYIGTTTSQGLHHLVWEIVDNGIDEALAGFADHITVTVEADNSITVTDNGRGIPTDVQQQTGKPALETVFTVLHAGGKFGGGGYKVSGGLHGVGASVVNALSTTLDVTVIRDQKAHSMVFEQGRVTQDMVVTDAPNNDFERGTIVHFSPDPDIFQETTVYDIKTLTSRVRELAFLNKGLRISITDNRPEESVTESFYYEGGIKEYVVYLDDNKDVLFEDPIYVEGMEKGISVEVSLQYTDDYHTNMLSFTNNIHTYEGGTHETGFRSALTRVINDYARRTGQLKENEEALSGEDVREGLTAIVSVKHPDPQFEGQTKTKLGNSDARTAVDRMFSETFNRFMMENPTVAKQIVEKGIVASRARKAAKRAREATRKKSGLEISNLPGKLADNTSKNPEISELFIVEGDSAGGSAKQGRERLTQAILPIRGKILNVEKASLEKILGNEEIRSLFTAMGTGFGAEFDVEKAKYHKLIIMTDADVDGAHIRTLLMTLVYRYMRPLIDKGYFYIAQPPLYQVRQGKFVKYLDSDEELNELLPTLPATPKPVIQRYKGLGEMDAEQLWETTMDPEARHLLRVQMDDAVEADRIFTMLMGDKVEPRREFIEDNAEYAELDI